The Sphingobium aromaticiconvertens genome has a segment encoding these proteins:
- a CDS encoding TSUP family transporter: protein MTLTPEIIGFLMAAALMAGFIDAIAGGGGLITLPALMAAGIPPVAAVATNKLQSSIGTAGACYAYARAGHMNIAAYKGPILAAFVGSVGGAWLLQRVDPSLLAGLMPALLIALAAYFSFSPKVSEMDRHQRVGIVAISLLIGIVGFYDGFFGPGAGAFYATIFLALGGLGLVRATAQSKAANLASNVAGLLTMIHGGHVLWIAGFAMAVGSVIGGQIGSHTAMRFGTRIIKPLLIVMSLALTAKMLLDPKNPIHIYLFG from the coding sequence ATGACCCTCACCCCCGAAATCATCGGCTTCCTGATGGCCGCCGCGCTGATGGCCGGTTTCATCGATGCGATCGCGGGCGGTGGGGGCCTCATCACCCTGCCCGCGCTGATGGCCGCCGGCATCCCGCCGGTCGCGGCCGTGGCGACAAACAAGCTGCAAAGCTCGATCGGAACGGCGGGTGCCTGCTACGCCTATGCGCGGGCGGGACATATGAATATCGCGGCCTATAAAGGACCGATACTGGCCGCCTTCGTGGGATCGGTGGGCGGTGCATGGTTATTGCAACGGGTCGACCCCTCGCTGCTGGCGGGCCTGATGCCAGCCTTGCTGATCGCACTGGCCGCCTATTTCAGCTTTTCACCCAAGGTCAGCGAGATGGACCGGCACCAGCGGGTCGGGATTGTGGCGATCAGCCTGTTGATCGGGATTGTGGGCTTTTATGACGGTTTTTTCGGCCCCGGGGCAGGCGCCTTCTACGCCACCATCTTCCTGGCGCTGGGGGGGCTGGGGCTGGTCCGCGCCACCGCGCAGAGCAAGGCGGCCAACCTCGCCAGCAATGTCGCGGGGCTGCTGACCATGATCCATGGCGGCCATGTCCTGTGGATTGCGGGCTTTGCAATGGCGGTGGGCAGCGTCATCGGTGGACAGATCGGATCGCACACGGCGATGCGCTTTGGCACCCGGATCATCAAGCCGCTGCTGATCGTCATGTCGCTCGCACTCACGGCCAAGATGCTGCTGGACCCGAAAAACCCGATCCATATCTATCTGTTCGGATAG
- a CDS encoding polyprenyl synthetase family protein — protein sequence MTAPAPGNVHPIGRASAPSLAPIMGLVADGMNQVNAVILDRMQSRIPLIPELAGHLIAGGGKRLRPMLTLACADLVGYAGSRHYKLAAAVEFIHTATLLHDDVVDGSGLRRGRKTANIIWGNSASVLVGDFLFSRSFELMVEAESLKVLKILANASAVIAEGEVNQLTAQRRIDTSEEQYLDIIGAKTAALFSAACRISAVVADRGEAEEQALDTYGRNLGIAFQLIDDAIDYESDGATMGKDAGDDFRDGKVTLPVILAYARGSEADRTFWKAAIAGHKIGEDDLAHATQLLRSTGAIADTMARARHYGQRAIDALGMFASGRAKAALTEAVEFAIARAY from the coding sequence ATGACAGCACCTGCACCCGGTAACGTCCACCCCATCGGCCGCGCCAGCGCGCCATCGCTTGCCCCAATCATGGGCCTGGTCGCCGACGGCATGAACCAGGTGAACGCCGTGATCCTGGACAGGATGCAGTCGCGCATCCCGCTGATCCCGGAACTCGCCGGTCATCTGATCGCTGGCGGCGGCAAGCGGCTGCGCCCTATGCTCACCCTCGCCTGCGCTGATCTGGTCGGCTATGCAGGCAGTCGCCACTATAAGCTGGCCGCTGCGGTCGAGTTCATCCACACCGCGACCCTGCTGCACGACGATGTCGTCGATGGATCGGGGCTGCGTCGGGGCCGGAAGACCGCCAATATCATCTGGGGCAACAGCGCCAGCGTGCTGGTCGGCGATTTCCTCTTCTCCCGCTCGTTCGAACTGATGGTTGAGGCCGAGTCGCTCAAAGTGCTCAAGATCCTGGCCAACGCGTCGGCGGTGATCGCCGAGGGTGAGGTCAACCAGTTAACCGCACAGCGCCGGATCGACACCAGCGAAGAACAATATCTGGACATTATCGGCGCCAAGACCGCCGCGCTGTTTTCCGCCGCCTGCCGCATTTCGGCGGTGGTCGCCGATCGCGGTGAGGCGGAGGAACAGGCCCTCGACACTTATGGCCGCAATCTGGGCATCGCCTTCCAGTTGATCGACGACGCCATCGACTATGAGTCGGACGGCGCGACGATGGGCAAGGATGCGGGCGACGATTTCCGCGACGGCAAGGTGACGCTGCCCGTAATCCTCGCCTATGCGCGCGGCAGCGAGGCGGACCGCACTTTCTGGAAGGCCGCCATAGCCGGCCACAAGATCGGCGAAGATGATCTGGCCCATGCCACGCAACTGCTGCGATCGACTGGCGCCATTGCCGACACGATGGCGCGCGCTCGCCATTATGGACAACGGGCGATCGACGCGCTGGGCATGTTCGCAAGCGGACGCGCCAAGGCAGCGCTGACCGAAGCGGTCGAGTTCGCCATAGCGCGAGCCTATTGA
- the aat gene encoding leucyl/phenylalanyl-tRNA--protein transferase yields the protein MMIDPMLLLQAYAIGVFPMSDDRDAQEVYWVEPKKRAILPLDGFHLSHSLAKTIRKERFRVTANRDFPGIVALCAQAAADRPTTWINGAIEQAYRHLHEIGFAHSIECWVGDELVGGLYGVALGRAFFGESMVSRRTDASKVAIAWLVARLRAGGFTLLDCQFMTEHLRSLGAVEIGQAYYLQLLDRAVDGVPLGAGRGVLAEGAGAAASAAFEPLGGAARLDVADGSPLSPALSPTLTVAVPVSGHSIVQLLTHTS from the coding sequence ATGATGATCGACCCCATGCTGCTGTTGCAGGCCTATGCCATTGGCGTCTTTCCCATGTCGGACGACCGTGACGCGCAGGAAGTGTATTGGGTCGAACCGAAGAAGCGGGCGATCCTGCCGCTCGATGGCTTCCATCTGTCTCATTCTCTGGCCAAGACCATCCGGAAGGAGCGGTTTCGTGTGACCGCCAATCGCGATTTCCCCGGCATTGTCGCGCTGTGCGCGCAAGCGGCGGCTGACCGTCCCACCACTTGGATCAATGGCGCGATCGAGCAGGCCTATCGCCACTTGCATGAGATCGGCTTTGCTCATTCGATCGAATGTTGGGTGGGGGATGAACTGGTCGGGGGCCTGTATGGCGTTGCGTTGGGGCGCGCCTTTTTCGGTGAAAGCATGGTGTCGCGCCGTACAGATGCGTCAAAGGTCGCGATCGCCTGGCTGGTGGCGCGGTTGCGCGCGGGTGGCTTCACGCTGCTCGATTGTCAGTTCATGACCGAGCATCTCCGCTCGCTGGGCGCGGTAGAGATCGGGCAGGCCTATTATCTTCAGTTGTTGGACAGGGCGGTCGACGGAGTGCCGCTTGGCGCGGGACGGGGGGTGCTGGCGGAGGGGGCGGGTGCGGCGGCCTCTGCCGCGTTCGAACCACTGGGGGGCGCCGCACGTCTGGACGTGGCGGACGGTTCGCCCCTGTCGCCAGCCTTGTCGCCGACCTTGACCGTCGCGGTCCCGGTTTCGGGCCATTCCATCGTGCAGCTCTTGACCCACACATCATAG
- a CDS encoding chorismate mutase has protein sequence MDETLQRYRESIDNIDAALVFMLAERFKVTQSVGRYKATHQLPPADPGREERQIGRLRQLALDANLDPDFTEKFLRFIIDEVIRHHEKLREG, from the coding sequence GTGGACGAGACATTACAGCGTTATCGCGAGAGTATCGACAATATCGACGCGGCGCTCGTCTTCATGTTGGCGGAACGGTTCAAGGTGACGCAATCGGTAGGGCGCTACAAGGCGACGCACCAGTTGCCCCCCGCTGATCCAGGCCGGGAAGAGCGGCAGATCGGCCGTTTGCGCCAGCTTGCGCTTGACGCCAATCTCGATCCCGACTTCACCGAGAAGTTCCTGCGCTTCATCATCGATGAGGTGATCCGTCACCACGAAAAGCTGCGCGAGGGCTGA
- a CDS encoding cupin-like domain-containing protein, with translation MSMSGKKYPVPPLLSQTADVQMQMTLRQIGFDAASKAPKPSALMPPASPPRNEEALALKRRDWLLGTMERQRALSSYASGLLTAENLPGEAFLHDFYATGRPVVIKGAMAGWPALEKWTPDYLADTIGDAVVEYQGGREGAGDYELAKDRHKRRAPFRAFLALIRDGGNDAYITAYNSSANATAFAPLEKDLGRLDAYLTRAPGMLWIGPKDTFTPLHFDLTNNLLAQVTGTKRVILVPPSQTARMAHRRHVFSDVHDLTDPARLALHPAARDVLHYEVVLNPGDLLFIPIGWWHQLRSESFSTMLTYTNFQWPNIGHEEYPAG, from the coding sequence ATGAGCATGTCCGGCAAGAAATATCCCGTCCCCCCACTCCTGTCGCAGACGGCAGACGTGCAAATGCAGATGACGCTGCGGCAGATCGGCTTTGACGCGGCCTCTAAGGCCCCGAAACCTTCCGCGCTAATGCCCCCGGCCTCCCCTCCGCGCAATGAAGAGGCGCTGGCGCTCAAACGGCGCGACTGGCTGCTGGGAACGATGGAGCGACAGCGCGCGCTCTCTTCCTATGCGTCGGGCCTGCTCACCGCCGAAAATCTGCCCGGCGAAGCATTCCTGCATGACTTTTATGCCACCGGCCGGCCGGTCGTCATCAAAGGGGCGATGGCGGGCTGGCCCGCGCTGGAGAAGTGGACGCCCGACTATCTTGCCGACACGATTGGCGATGCTGTCGTCGAATATCAGGGCGGGCGCGAAGGGGCTGGCGATTATGAGCTGGCCAAGGATCGGCACAAGCGGCGTGCACCCTTCCGCGCGTTCCTCGCACTTATCCGCGATGGCGGCAATGATGCCTATATCACCGCCTATAACAGCAGCGCCAATGCGACCGCCTTCGCCCCGCTGGAGAAGGATCTTGGCAGGCTCGACGCCTATCTGACCCGCGCACCTGGAATGCTGTGGATCGGGCCGAAGGACACCTTCACCCCACTGCACTTCGACCTCACCAACAATTTGCTGGCGCAGGTGACGGGAACCAAGCGTGTCATTCTGGTGCCACCGTCACAAACAGCCCGAATGGCGCATCGACGGCATGTGTTCAGCGATGTGCATGACCTGACCGATCCAGCGCGGTTGGCACTCCATCCAGCAGCCCGCGACGTCCTGCACTATGAGGTCGTCCTCAACCCCGGCGACCTGTTGTTCATCCCCATAGGCTGGTGGCATCAGCTACGGTCGGAAAGTTTCAGCACGATGCTGACCTACACGAATTTCCAGTGGCCCAATATCGGGCATGAGGAATATCCGGCCGGATAA
- a CDS encoding DMT family transporter, giving the protein MLALAASILFVLIWSTGFIVARAVVPHAAPEMFLAVRLTLTTGLLGVGALYARQAWPRGRQLRLHLAAGAMLHGVYLTVSWWAVQHGMPAGVMALLGSLQPLMVAVASFALLGERLGGRAWAGLAIAIVGVGCVLMPAIERTGIGGIGIVTALAGIASIIGMTVGTMIQRGSLSGDAILVSGAVQNAGGAMVAVLATLLIGEIRWDGAPILFVGLGWSVLGLSAGGLSLLVWLVRHQGATRMSMLLLLVPPLAAIEAWLLFGERLGPVQLIGFALALGGVLLGRAQGKREEVVEPA; this is encoded by the coding sequence ATGTTAGCCCTTGCCGCCTCCATATTGTTCGTCCTCATCTGGTCCACCGGCTTCATTGTCGCGCGGGCCGTCGTGCCCCATGCCGCGCCGGAGATGTTCTTGGCTGTGCGCCTCACCCTGACCACCGGTCTGCTGGGTGTAGGGGCGCTTTACGCGCGGCAGGCATGGCCGCGCGGACGACAGCTACGGTTGCATCTGGCGGCCGGCGCAATGCTGCACGGCGTTTATCTGACGGTCAGTTGGTGGGCGGTGCAGCATGGAATGCCCGCCGGGGTCATGGCCTTGTTGGGATCGCTCCAGCCGTTGATGGTGGCGGTGGCGAGTTTCGCGTTGCTGGGTGAGAGATTGGGTGGGCGGGCCTGGGCGGGCCTTGCCATCGCGATCGTCGGCGTCGGCTGTGTGCTCATGCCTGCAATCGAGCGAACCGGGATCGGCGGGATCGGAATCGTGACTGCACTCGCGGGTATCGCCTCGATCATCGGCATGACCGTGGGCACGATGATCCAGCGCGGATCGCTATCCGGCGACGCGATTCTTGTGTCTGGTGCGGTACAGAATGCGGGCGGTGCGATGGTCGCGGTCCTTGCGACGCTGCTGATTGGAGAAATACGCTGGGACGGCGCGCCTATACTGTTCGTTGGCCTTGGCTGGTCGGTACTGGGCCTGTCGGCAGGTGGTCTGTCGCTGCTGGTCTGGCTGGTGCGGCATCAGGGCGCGACACGGATGTCGATGCTGTTGTTGCTCGTCCCCCCGCTCGCAGCGATCGAGGCCTGGTTGTTATTTGGCGAGCGACTGGGACCAGTGCAACTGATCGGTTTCGCGCTGGCGCTGGGCGGCGTTCTGCTGGGCAGGGCACAGGGGAAGCGCGAGGAGGTTGTCGAGCCGGCCTGA